Proteins encoded together in one Marispirochaeta sp. window:
- a CDS encoding type II toxin-antitoxin system RelE/ParE family toxin, giving the protein MVCVIIGFRSKETEKIWNGYTSLKLPIAIQNAARKKLRMLNNAHDLNDLRIPPNNRLESLKGDREGLYSIRINAQWRICFQWQTGNALNVEIVDYH; this is encoded by the coding sequence ATGGTTTGTGTGATTATTGGATTCAGATCAAAAGAGACCGAAAAAATCTGGAATGGATATACATCATTGAAGCTTCCAATAGCTATTCAAAATGCGGCCAGAAAAAAATTGAGAATGCTGAATAATGCACATGATCTGAATGATTTAAGGATTCCTCCTAATAACAGATTGGAATCCTTAAAAGGAGATAGAGAAGGTCTTTACAGCATAAGAATTAATGCGCAATGGAGGATATGCTTTCAATGGCAGACCGGAAATGCATTGAACGTAGAAATTGTGGATTACCACTAA
- a CDS encoding HigA family addiction module antitoxin — MDRLRNIHPGEILQEEFLEAFDITAYRLAKEIKIPQTRISQILQGRRRITADTALRLSEFFGNSAQFWLGLQDDYDLEEERSKIGDELSGIQRLKVS, encoded by the coding sequence ATGGATAGGCTACGGAATATACATCCAGGAGAAATATTACAGGAAGAGTTTCTCGAAGCATTTGACATTACCGCATACAGATTAGCAAAAGAAATAAAAATACCACAAACGCGGATTTCGCAGATACTACAAGGTCGACGGAGAATAACAGCAGATACGGCCTTGAGGCTTTCTGAGTTTTTTGGTAATTCAGCACAATTCTGGTTGGGGCTTCAAGATGATTATGATCTTGAAGAAGAGCGGTCAAAAATTGGAGATGAATTGAGTGGAATACAAAGGTTAAAAGTGTCATAG
- a CDS encoding transposase produces MKYVGIDLHTNCFTCCFLDTAGKKEIKTFGLNEKDLSFFFEEVDSSSTYVLIEATINSFAFEKVIREHVKEVPVANTFELKQISFTNKKTDKVDAYKLARILKAQLMSGEEQIHPVVVPPQHIQELRALFTTYRLLRKQVGAIKNRIHSLLKQNLKPFTKEYIFGRKSRKEIRSVCKDSPAVDFQLNFLFDHLEDLEDRVTAIKKRSKRKAVFI; encoded by the coding sequence ATGAAATATGTAGGCATTGATCTACACACCAACTGTTTCACCTGCTGTTTCCTGGATACAGCAGGTAAGAAAGAGATCAAAACTTTCGGTTTGAATGAAAAGGATCTATCTTTCTTCTTTGAAGAAGTGGATAGCAGTTCTACGTATGTACTCATTGAAGCAACCATCAATTCATTTGCTTTCGAAAAAGTGATTCGTGAGCATGTTAAAGAGGTGCCGGTTGCTAATACCTTTGAGCTGAAACAGATTTCATTCACCAATAAGAAGACAGACAAGGTGGATGCTTACAAGCTGGCCAGGATTCTCAAAGCTCAATTGATGAGTGGGGAAGAGCAGATTCACCCTGTTGTTGTTCCCCCGCAGCATATCCAGGAATTGCGCGCCTTGTTTACGACATACAGACTACTGAGAAAGCAGGTAGGTGCCATAAAGAACAGAATCCACTCATTATTGAAGCAGAATCTCAAACCGTTCACAAAAGAATACATATTCGGTAGAAAATCCAGGAAAGAAATCAGAAGTGTATGCAAGGATAGTCCCGCTGTAGATTTTCAACTTAATTTCCTGTTTGATCATTTGGAGGATTTGGAGGATCGTGTTACTGCCATCAAAAAAAGATCAAAGAGGAAGGCCGTTTTTATCTAA